In the genome of Planctomycetia bacterium, one region contains:
- the glmS gene encoding glutamine--fructose-6-phosphate transaminase (isomerizing) — protein sequence MCGIVGYIGFREAQDILLQGLRRLEYRGYDSAGVAGVTARGKFCIGKAAGRIDNLAARLVEDPVRGSIGIGHTRWATHGAATDENAHPHLGGDNSVAIVHNGVIENYRSLKDRLVQQGYIFNSATDTEVIAHLLDSCLEQVRNAEADAFDADTSGNPYSTPLRAIRRALAQLQGTYGLAILFRDYQDVIFAARLGSPLVVGVGDGEHFIASDASPLVGETERIVYLKDHEIAVVTADSLQVSHRDQGEVQHNIEVLETQVTDVDLGGFAHYMLKEIFEQPESLRNAMRGRLSLDEATAHFGGLNLPASELRNVERIVLTGCGTSWHAALVGEYLIEEFARIPVEVEYASELRYRNPPLDRHTLLFAITQSGETADTLAALREVKRKGHPTLAICNVVGSTIAQAADGGIYLHAGPEIGVASTKAFTSQCAVLTMLALHFGRLRHMSFGAGLRVIDQLQKLPDFVAQALEENDRIRQIAEKYYQAENFLYLGRQFNFPAALEGALKLKEISYIHAEGYPAAEMKHGPIALVDENTPSVFLIPQGLVYDKVISNMEEIKARGGPVIAIVSENDEHAAHLADDVIRVPNVEDFLQPIVTSIPLQLLAYHIAVLRGCDVDKPRNLAKSVTVE from the coding sequence ATGTGCGGCATCGTCGGTTACATCGGGTTTCGCGAAGCGCAGGACATTCTGCTGCAGGGGCTTCGCCGGCTGGAATACCGGGGCTACGACAGCGCCGGTGTGGCGGGCGTCACCGCGCGGGGGAAGTTCTGCATCGGCAAGGCCGCCGGGCGGATCGATAACCTCGCCGCGCGGCTCGTCGAGGATCCGGTCCGCGGCTCGATCGGCATCGGGCATACCCGTTGGGCGACCCACGGCGCGGCGACCGACGAGAACGCGCATCCACACTTGGGCGGCGACAACTCAGTCGCCATCGTCCACAACGGGGTGATCGAGAACTACCGTTCGCTCAAAGACCGCCTGGTGCAGCAAGGCTACATCTTCAACTCCGCGACCGACACCGAGGTGATCGCTCATTTGCTCGATAGCTGCCTGGAGCAGGTCCGCAATGCCGAGGCCGATGCCTTCGACGCCGACACCAGCGGCAATCCTTATTCGACGCCATTGCGGGCAATCCGCCGGGCGCTCGCACAATTGCAGGGCACGTACGGGCTCGCGATTCTGTTCCGCGATTATCAGGATGTGATTTTCGCCGCGCGGCTGGGCAGCCCTTTGGTAGTGGGCGTCGGCGACGGCGAACACTTCATCGCCAGCGACGCTTCGCCCTTGGTCGGCGAGACCGAGCGGATCGTGTATCTCAAGGATCACGAGATTGCCGTCGTCACCGCTGACTCCTTGCAAGTCAGCCATCGCGATCAAGGCGAAGTGCAGCACAACATCGAAGTGCTAGAGACGCAAGTCACGGATGTGGACTTGGGCGGCTTCGCCCATTACATGCTCAAAGAGATTTTCGAGCAGCCGGAATCGCTGCGAAACGCGATGCGCGGCCGCTTGAGCCTGGACGAAGCGACGGCCCACTTCGGCGGCCTCAATCTGCCGGCCAGCGAGCTCCGGAATGTCGAGCGCATCGTCCTCACTGGCTGCGGCACCAGTTGGCACGCGGCGCTGGTGGGCGAGTACCTGATCGAAGAATTCGCCCGCATTCCCGTGGAAGTGGAATACGCCAGCGAACTGCGCTACCGCAACCCGCCGCTCGATCGCCACACGTTGCTGTTTGCTATCACCCAAAGCGGCGAGACGGCCGATACGCTCGCAGCGCTCCGTGAAGTGAAGCGCAAGGGACATCCCACGCTGGCGATCTGCAATGTGGTCGGCAGCACCATCGCTCAGGCCGCGGACGGCGGCATTTATCTGCACGCCGGGCCGGAGATTGGCGTGGCGTCGACCAAAGCCTTTACGTCGCAATGTGCCGTGCTGACGATGTTGGCCCTGCACTTCGGCCGGCTGCGCCATATGAGCTTCGGCGCCGGTTTGCGGGTGATCGATCAGTTGCAAAAGCTGCCGGATTTCGTCGCCCAGGCGCTGGAAGAGAACGATCGCATCCGCCAGATCGCGGAGAAGTACTACCAAGCGGAAAACTTCCTCTATCTGGGCCGCCAGTTCAATTTCCCCGCCGCGCTGGAAGGCGCGCTCAAGCTCAAGGAAATCAGCTACATCCACGCCGAGGGTTATCCGGCCGCCGAGATGAAGCACGGACCGATCGCGCTCGTAGACGAAAACACGCCGAGCGTATTCTTGATTCCGCAGGGCCTGGTGTACGACAAGGTGATTTCGAACATGGAAGAGATCAAAGCCCGGGGCGGTCCGGTGATTGCGATTGTTTCGGAGAACGACGAGCACGCGGCGCATCTGGCGGACGACGTGATTCGCGTCCCCAACGTGGAAGACTTCCTCCAACCGATCGTCACTTCGATCCCGCTTCAATTGCTCGCGTACCACATTGCCGTCCTGCGCGGTTGCGACGTGGATAAGCCGAGAAACCTCGCGAAAAGCGTGACCGTGGAGTAG
- the kdsB gene encoding 3-deoxy-manno-octulosonate cytidylyltransferase: MALTAFVPRVHATSFVVIPARLGSTRLPRKMLLSETGKPLVQHTYEAACLATRPEGVIIATDHEEIETAVRAFGGDVRMTSVALASGTDRVAAVARELPEADILVNVQGDEPEISGEAIDRVISMLEEQPDKVMSTLATPMRTRAQIESPSCVKVVFDASGRALYFSRSPIPHAREWRDEYLTSTPATYHLHLGIYAYRRDFLLQLAALPPGRLEQIEKLEQLRVLEAGHSIAVGVIDQATPGIDTLEEYQDFVRRCG, translated from the coding sequence ATGGCACTTACGGCGTTTGTACCCCGAGTTCACGCGACAAGCTTCGTGGTCATTCCGGCGCGGCTCGGTTCAACGCGTCTGCCACGGAAGATGCTGCTTTCCGAAACCGGCAAGCCGCTCGTGCAACACACTTACGAGGCCGCCTGCCTGGCGACGCGCCCCGAAGGCGTGATCATTGCCACCGACCACGAGGAAATCGAAACTGCCGTCCGCGCGTTTGGCGGCGACGTGCGCATGACGAGCGTCGCGCTCGCCTCGGGCACCGATCGCGTCGCCGCTGTCGCTCGGGAACTGCCGGAGGCTGACATTCTCGTCAACGTGCAAGGGGACGAACCGGAAATCTCCGGCGAAGCTATCGACCGTGTGATCAGCATGCTCGAAGAACAGCCCGACAAAGTGATGTCGACGCTGGCCACGCCGATGCGTACGCGGGCTCAGATCGAAAGCCCGAGTTGCGTGAAGGTGGTTTTCGATGCGTCCGGCCGCGCGCTCTATTTCAGCCGCAGTCCGATTCCGCATGCGCGCGAGTGGCGCGACGAGTATCTCACCTCCACGCCGGCCACCTACCACCTGCACCTGGGCATCTACGCCTACCGCCGGGACTTCCTCCTGCAACTCGCCGCGCTGCCACCGGGCCGCCTGGAGCAAATTGAAAAGCTGGAACAACTCCGCGTCCTGGAAGCCGGGCACTCGATCGCGGTCGGTGTGATCGATCAGGCCACGCCGGGGATTGATACGTTGGAGGAGTATCAGGACTTCGTCCGACGCTGTGGTTGA